The Stenotrophomonas indicatrix DNA segment GAGTTCGCCAGAGAGCTGGAGATGGGCGGCAAGGGCATCGTCGAAGCGGCTCTGGAAGCGTGCCGCCTGCGTCTGCGCCCGATCGTCATGACCTCCATCGCCTTCATCGCCGGCACCGTGCCGCTGGTGCTGTCGCATGGCGCTGGCGCCGAAGTGCGCTCGGTGACCGGTATCACTGTGTTTGCCGGCATGCTGGGCGTGACCCTGTTCGGCCTGTTCCTGACCCCGGTGTTCTACGTGGCACTGCGCAAGTTCGTCACCCGCAACGGTGGTGGCCAGCTGGTGCAGCACGGCGAGCCGACCATCCACCACTGACATGGAAAACAGCGGCGCCGGCAACCACCGGCGCCCGCTTCCCCCTACCAAGGCAATGAATCCATGAACACCCATCAGAACAAGATCGCGCTGGTCACCGGCGCAACCCGCGGCATCGGTCTGGAAACCGTGCGCCAGCTGGCGCAGGCCGGCGTGCATACGCTGCTGGCCGGTCGCAAGCGCGAGACCGCTGTCGAACTGGCACTGAAGCTGCAGGCCGAGGGCCTGCCGGTGGAGGCGCTGCAGCTGGACGTCAACGATGGCGCCAGCATCGCCGAGGCGGTCGAGCAGGTGCGCCAGCGCCATGGTCGTCTGGACATCCTGGTCAACAACGCCGGCATCATGATCGAGAACCCGGCGCAGCTGCCTTCGGAGCAGTCGCTGGATACCTGGCGCCGCACCTTCGACACCAACGTGTACGCGCTGGTGGCGGTGACCCAGGCCTTCCTGCCGCTTATCAAGCAGGCCAAGTCCGGCCGCATCGTCAACGTCTCCAGCATGCTCGGCTCGCAGACCCTGCATGCCGACCCGACCTCGGGCATCTACGACTTCAAGGTCC contains these protein-coding regions:
- a CDS encoding SDR family oxidoreductase, which codes for MNTHQNKIALVTGATRGIGLETVRQLAQAGVHTLLAGRKRETAVELALKLQAEGLPVEALQLDVNDGASIAEAVEQVRQRHGRLDILVNNAGIMIENPAQLPSEQSLDTWRRTFDTNVYALVAVTQAFLPLIKQAKSGRIVNVSSMLGSQTLHADPTSGIYDFKVPAYNASKAAVNSWTLALAHELRSTPIKVNTVHPGYVKTDMNGGNGEIEIAEGARSSVQMSLIGESGASGSFTYLGEVLPW